Genomic window (Rosa chinensis cultivar Old Blush chromosome 6, RchiOBHm-V2, whole genome shotgun sequence):
CTCATCATCTTTTATTAGTTCTTTCAGAAAGTCATTTTCCTTACCGTTGAAGAAACATGCAATATCAAGAAAAACTtgcttctcctcttcttccaaTGCATCATAACATATTCTGAATGGTTTTTTAATCTCATAAGGAGCACTTTTGTAACTATCTAATATAGTTTGCCAACGGTCTATGGTGTCTAGATTACCCAAGTAAGTACCAAAAACTTTCAGAGCTAGTGGAAGGCATTCAACATAGTCTATTGCACGCCTTGCGAGTGCAACATATTCTACGGGAGGTTCATTAGTATCAAAGACATGCCAACTGAAGAGTTCAAGAGCTTGGTGGTAATCTAATGTTGACTTCATCTATCAACTTAATTCCATTACGAGTTAGCAACCCTTATCTTTTGTGGTTATGATGATTCTACTGCCATCACCAAACAAACCTGTAGCTCCAGCTAAGTTGCTCGACCAATCCAGTTCATGCACATCATCAAGAATCAAGAGAACCCTTTTATGGCTCAACCTTTGTTTTATAAAATTCATCCCTTTATGAACATTGTTGACCTTCAGGTTTGTGCCTCCTAGAGTCTCAGAAAGTAGTCTCTTGTAGATGGAGTAGGCCTTCATTTGACAGTGACTTCTCTCCAACATTTTCCAAGAAACATCTACCTTGAAACCTTTGGCCAATTGAATTATAAACAGCTTTCGCAATTGTCGTTTTTCCAATTCCAGCAGCTCCCCATATTCCTGCAATCCTGCTACACAGCGGCCAGTTGTGCCAATACTTAACAGCTGATAAATATCTTGTACACGAGACTCAATTCCAACAGGATACTTGGCCACATTCAAATACGTTTGGTTTAGCAGCTGAACTGAGATCTCCTCAACAAGGTTGTTCATAAATCTGTACTCGTACCTATCAGTTTAATAGCACATTTAACTACCGTTGGAGATCAAAACTTGCttgaagaacaaaaacaaaagcattgaGATGACGAGGGAAATTTGAAGTACGCAAAATATAACCAGCCATTTAGGTCGTAACATTTGAAACCCCTTTCATAATAAGTGGTTTTAGTATTGTAACTATCATAATTAAGTGCTTTTACTGTTGTAACTAAACTGTAACACAATATTTCCCAAGCTTGAAAGTTCATATAACATTATAATTTATAACCTATATTATTTGATTAGGTATCATGTAATTTTACCATTTAGTTGGAGAATTCTTCAAACTTTGGGAATTGGAAATGGTACTTGGATTCATGAAGAACTTTTCGTCCAACGTCAAGTCTTCATAGATGTTGCAATCTTATTTCGCCCCATTTCCTGTACTCTTTGTTTTGTTATAATCTCTTATTTGGCCCCATTTTCTTGTCCtgtactttttgttttgttataatCTGACGACGATCACATTATTTAAATCAGGTTAGTTAACCTTTCAAAAAATCAGGTTAGCTAAATCAACTTTATGCTAATCTCAGCTGGTGGGCTCCGTAAGAGTTAGTCCTGAGATATTTTTAACCCTGGAGTCTTGGACGCCTGGTTTGTTTTCTTGTCCAAGTTGTTGGCCCTTTCTTGTTCTGTAGGTAACAAGTACGTGTATTGCATCTATGAA
Coding sequences:
- the LOC112171036 gene encoding TMV resistance protein N-like is translated as MVRPISYKVDSAETRYQKGSYGLMVKHERYEYRFMNNLVEEISVQLLNQTYLNVAKYPVGIESRVQDIYQLLSIGTTGRCVAGLQEYGELLELEKRQLRKLFIIQLAKGFKVDVSWKMLERSHCQMKAYSIYKRLLSETLGGTNLKVNNVHKGMNFIKQRLSHKRVLLILDDVHELDWSSNLAGATDYHQALELFSWHVFDTNEPPVEYVALARRAIDYVECLPLALKVFGTYLGNLDTIDRWQTILDSYKSAPYEIKKPFRICYDALEEEEKQVFLDIACFFNGKENDFLKELIKDDELDFPEDYIEVLIQKAFISLDHHNRIWMHNLLEQMGKQIARQEPLTEPGEHA